One region of Microbacterium sufflavum genomic DNA includes:
- a CDS encoding FAD-binding oxidoreductase, whose translation MTRDTDWDALASRLRDVMGERVLQPGDDSFATAVALWSAHPTHRPEIIARVASTADVRYVLESVPDDVPIAVRGGGHDWVGRARAESGLTLDLSQLRGVWIDATARTATVQGGARLEDVINAAGEHGLVAAVGTVNEVGFTGLALGGGYGPYLGILGLAADTIISAEVVLADGSIVAASDAENADLLWALRGGGGNFGVVTSLEISLEEVPTMLAGTVVFSPADMSEVLASLDRALPTFPDQLAVSPAIGSGPDGHAALLVTLHWSGEADEGSEWVRVIERLGTPLASTIGPATPQQALHALDGMFPSGRHYTLRTASVTGLTPEVIEVLADGERRRTSPLSAINIHHFHGAATRISADHSAWALREPHLMVEIIAATADTDGHDEQIAWADRILDALHPLALPAAYPNLLPPRDTARAAATFGNNISRLDAVKRDVDPTGRFTGIPIGSTPRGR comes from the coding sequence ATGACGAGAGACACCGATTGGGACGCATTGGCGAGCCGTCTGCGCGATGTGATGGGAGAGCGGGTGCTCCAGCCGGGAGACGATTCGTTCGCGACGGCCGTCGCACTCTGGAGCGCACACCCGACGCATCGCCCGGAGATCATCGCCCGAGTCGCGAGCACTGCAGATGTCCGATACGTGCTCGAATCGGTCCCGGACGACGTGCCGATCGCCGTCCGAGGCGGCGGCCATGACTGGGTCGGCCGAGCGCGGGCGGAGAGCGGCCTCACCCTCGACCTCTCGCAGCTGCGCGGCGTCTGGATCGATGCGACGGCACGAACCGCCACGGTCCAGGGCGGGGCCCGCCTGGAGGACGTGATCAATGCCGCAGGGGAACACGGCCTCGTCGCCGCAGTGGGCACGGTCAATGAGGTCGGCTTCACCGGGCTCGCCCTCGGCGGCGGATACGGCCCCTACCTCGGGATTCTCGGCCTCGCAGCCGACACCATCATCTCGGCAGAAGTCGTTCTTGCCGACGGGTCGATCGTGGCAGCCTCCGACGCGGAGAACGCGGACCTCCTCTGGGCACTTCGCGGAGGGGGCGGGAACTTCGGCGTCGTCACCTCTCTCGAGATCTCCCTCGAGGAAGTCCCGACCATGCTCGCCGGGACCGTCGTCTTCTCGCCGGCCGACATGAGTGAAGTGCTCGCCTCCCTCGACCGGGCCCTCCCCACCTTCCCCGATCAGCTCGCCGTCAGCCCCGCGATCGGCAGCGGCCCCGACGGCCACGCCGCGCTGCTCGTGACGCTGCACTGGAGCGGCGAAGCCGACGAGGGTTCCGAGTGGGTGCGAGTGATCGAACGCCTGGGAACACCTCTGGCATCCACGATCGGACCCGCCACGCCACAGCAGGCGCTCCACGCGCTCGACGGCATGTTCCCCTCCGGGCGTCACTACACACTCCGCACGGCGTCCGTGACCGGCCTCACACCCGAGGTCATCGAGGTCCTGGCGGACGGAGAGCGACGCCGCACGTCTCCTCTGAGCGCGATCAACATCCACCATTTCCACGGCGCCGCCACCCGCATCAGCGCCGACCATTCCGCATGGGCGCTCCGGGAACCGCACCTCATGGTCGAGATCATCGCAGCCACCGCCGACACGGACGGTCACGACGAGCAGATCGCCTGGGCGGATCGCATTCTCGACGCGCTCCACCCCCTCGCCCTCCCTGCCGCCTACCCGAACCTTCTCCCACCCCGCGACACCGCACGTGCCGCCGCAACCTTTGGCAACAACATCTCCCGCCTCGACGCCGTGAAACGAGACGTGGACCCGACAGGCAGGTTCACCGGCATCCCCATCGGGTCGACTCCTCGCGGTCGATGA
- a CDS encoding TetR family transcriptional regulator, with protein sequence MRDAEATRSRILAAAIEEFAAHGFAGGRVDRIARGAESNVRMIYAYFGGKSGLFDAALETALRTLANDVPPDPDDLAGWAGRVFDHHQERPDILRLSMWARLERPSALSEPSDVYSAKVEGVRAASPGALSPVDVLVFIYAIAQAWQLSPTGLTGLEGAHDDPRRIAAHRRAVVAAVEGMLRDA encoded by the coding sequence ATGAGAGACGCGGAAGCCACCCGGTCACGGATCCTGGCCGCGGCCATCGAGGAGTTCGCCGCGCACGGTTTCGCCGGCGGCCGGGTCGATCGGATCGCGCGGGGCGCCGAGAGCAACGTGCGGATGATCTACGCGTACTTCGGGGGCAAGAGCGGTCTTTTCGATGCTGCACTCGAGACCGCGTTGCGCACGCTCGCGAACGATGTGCCTCCGGATCCCGACGACCTGGCCGGATGGGCGGGGAGAGTGTTCGACCATCACCAGGAACGTCCTGACATTCTCCGCCTGAGCATGTGGGCACGGCTGGAGCGACCTTCCGCGCTGTCTGAGCCCAGCGACGTGTATTCCGCCAAGGTGGAGGGGGTGCGGGCGGCGAGCCCGGGCGCTCTGTCGCCGGTCGACGTCCTCGTCTTCATCTACGCGATCGCGCAGGCCTGGCAGCTCTCTCCGACCGGCCTCACGGGCCTCGAGGGTGCGCACGACGATCCGCGCCGAATCGCGGCGCATCGGCGCGCGGTCGTCGCAGCGGTCGAAGGCATGCTCCGAGACGCGTGA
- a CDS encoding SDR family NAD(P)-dependent oxidoreductase produces the protein MDHPEIAIVTGAGRGLGQATALALAENGYRVVVATRSAASARAVVSRIEEAGGEALPLHLDIGDPRSIDSATTTLLAAVAAKWPGSPLAVLVNNAGIGRFAPLGEVRAAEVDDTFGVNVRGPFLLIQALAPHLAEGGRVVNVSSSLSRHVSPATAVYAASKAAVEALSRSLALELGRRGIRINTIAPGPTATDFNGGAMRDDAELRAGLSQQTALGRVGEPAEIADAIVALVAPGMRWVTGERLEVSGGVLL, from the coding sequence ATGGATCATCCAGAGATCGCGATCGTCACCGGCGCAGGCCGGGGGCTGGGGCAAGCGACCGCGCTGGCCCTCGCCGAGAACGGATACCGCGTCGTCGTGGCGACCCGCTCCGCGGCGTCGGCCCGCGCCGTCGTGAGCCGCATCGAGGAAGCCGGTGGCGAGGCGCTGCCGCTGCATTTGGACATCGGGGACCCGCGGTCCATCGACTCCGCGACGACGACGCTTCTCGCCGCGGTCGCTGCGAAGTGGCCGGGGTCTCCCCTCGCGGTGCTCGTCAACAACGCGGGGATCGGGCGCTTCGCCCCTCTGGGTGAGGTGAGGGCCGCCGAGGTCGACGACACGTTCGGCGTCAACGTCCGCGGGCCGTTCCTCTTGATCCAGGCACTCGCACCGCACCTCGCCGAAGGCGGACGAGTGGTGAACGTGTCGAGCTCGCTGAGTCGTCATGTGAGTCCCGCCACCGCCGTCTATGCGGCATCCAAGGCGGCCGTCGAAGCCCTGTCGCGGAGTCTCGCGCTCGAGCTCGGACGACGCGGCATCCGCATCAACACGATCGCCCCCGGTCCGACGGCCACCGACTTCAATGGCGGCGCCATGCGCGACGACGCAGAACTGCGCGCCGGGCTGAGCCAGCAGACCGCGCTCGGCAGGGTCGGCGAACCGGCGGAGATCGCCGATGCCATCGTCGCGCTCGTCGCGCCCGGCATGCGGTGGGTCACAGGTGAGCGCCTCGAGGTCTCCGGTGGAGTCCTCCTGTGA
- a CDS encoding NAD-dependent epimerase/dehydratase family protein, with product MSTIAVFGSTGQTGRRIVDRLARDGKDVLAISRRTGGSALGVRTATADLTRTSNPPATESASECHPS from the coding sequence GTGAGCACGATCGCCGTCTTCGGCTCCACCGGGCAGACCGGCCGCCGCATCGTCGACCGCCTCGCACGTGACGGAAAGGATGTCCTGGCCATCAGCCGCCGAACCGGCGGCAGCGCCCTCGGCGTCCGGACTGCCACCGCCGACCTCACCCGCACGAGCAACCCGCCAGCCACGGAGTCTGCGAGTGAATGTCATCCATCCTGA
- a CDS encoding helix-turn-helix domain-containing protein, with amino-acid sequence MGEFERVVREIVREELAAAQGVPAACSLSAKSIGAAVRAEAARAGKNHSELAEALGVSRPTIAGRLSGAYEFKQGELEKISDLLGITPYNIIESAGLGQRFHSETADQSEVARVFNRDAWAQPSRARARRE; translated from the coding sequence ATGGGTGAGTTCGAGAGGGTCGTTCGCGAGATAGTCCGTGAGGAGTTGGCGGCTGCTCAGGGCGTGCCCGCCGCATGCTCGCTTTCGGCAAAGAGCATCGGTGCGGCAGTTCGAGCCGAGGCCGCTCGTGCGGGCAAGAATCACTCAGAGCTCGCCGAAGCGCTTGGAGTAAGCCGACCGACGATCGCGGGTCGGCTCAGCGGAGCCTACGAGTTCAAGCAAGGCGAGCTCGAAAAGATCTCCGATCTTCTCGGCATCACTCCCTACAACATCATCGAGTCGGCAGGCTTGGGACAGAGATTCCACAGTGAGACGGCGGACCAGTCCGAAGTAGCCCGCGTGTTCAATCGGGACGCTTGGGCCCAACCGTCCCGCGCACGGGCCAGGCGAGAGTAG
- a CDS encoding tyrosine-type recombinase/integrase, giving the protein MTKRRAQGTGTIFRDQKGYWTVVLPLPSVDGKRRRKSYRSKKREVVLAHLRAFEQARGGTDLPSLESYPSGSGTTVGEWFEYWLAECVYPHLRPKTADGYRSIAKTRIIPALGAGTPLAAVRAADVRRMHRWMRDECSPTTVRNAHVVAARAFDVAVREEEIERNPVRLVEQPRPARPKLDVPTTQELRYLLEALRTRPDGLKWMTYILTGARRGEVVGLEVGRVGAHLDISWQMQTLRRGENGLPIAPPDFDYRHLYGGFFLTRPKSRAGWRTVPLINPLRDMMEHHLATVEPNPWGLVFTRKGRPIDPNMETRLWPAVQRELLGEDRRVRLHDLRHAAVDLLYAADVPEELIVELVGHSTRAMTRSYKSPAHLDRLSRAMSGVEDLLA; this is encoded by the coding sequence ATGACGAAGCGGCGAGCACAGGGAACTGGGACGATCTTCCGAGACCAGAAGGGGTACTGGACCGTCGTTCTCCCGCTCCCAAGTGTTGACGGCAAACGCAGGCGGAAAAGCTACCGTTCCAAGAAGCGCGAAGTCGTACTTGCTCATCTGCGGGCATTCGAACAGGCGCGTGGCGGGACTGACCTGCCCTCGTTGGAATCCTATCCATCGGGTAGCGGCACAACAGTTGGCGAGTGGTTCGAATACTGGCTTGCCGAGTGCGTCTACCCGCACCTCCGACCCAAGACTGCCGACGGATACCGGTCTATCGCTAAGACGAGGATCATCCCGGCACTCGGCGCCGGCACGCCGCTCGCAGCCGTCAGGGCCGCCGACGTTCGCCGCATGCATCGTTGGATGCGGGACGAGTGCTCCCCAACCACGGTTCGCAATGCGCATGTGGTCGCAGCGCGCGCCTTCGACGTGGCCGTGCGCGAAGAAGAGATCGAACGCAATCCCGTTCGCCTAGTCGAACAGCCTCGACCAGCTCGCCCGAAGCTCGACGTTCCCACTACGCAAGAGCTCCGGTACCTTCTCGAAGCGCTGAGGACGCGCCCAGACGGGCTCAAGTGGATGACGTACATCCTGACAGGTGCGCGCCGCGGGGAGGTCGTTGGACTCGAGGTAGGTCGCGTCGGTGCGCACCTCGACATCAGTTGGCAAATGCAAACCCTGCGACGTGGCGAGAACGGCCTACCGATCGCCCCACCCGACTTTGACTACCGGCATCTCTACGGCGGGTTCTTCCTCACCAGACCCAAATCAAGAGCCGGCTGGCGCACCGTGCCGCTCATCAACCCGCTACGGGACATGATGGAACACCACCTGGCCACCGTGGAACCAAACCCCTGGGGGCTTGTCTTCACCCGCAAAGGCAGGCCCATCGACCCGAACATGGAGACCCGGCTGTGGCCGGCCGTGCAACGGGAGCTTCTCGGAGAAGACCGCCGCGTAAGGCTGCACGACCTGAGACATGCCGCCGTCGACCTTCTCTACGCCGCGGACGTTCCCGAAGAGCTGATCGTCGAACTCGTCGGACACTCAACCCGCGCCATGACACGCTCCTACAAGAGCCCCGCACACCTCGACCGCCTCTCCCGAGCAATGAGCGGCGTCGAAGATCTACTCGCTTGA
- a CDS encoding DUF5419 family protein — protein sequence MSERSRWREWMAATDDELHKLTGLRSDRLVRWDYLGAFDDGLSPEEAAARAAVEAE from the coding sequence ATGAGTGAGCGGAGCCGATGGCGGGAATGGATGGCGGCAACCGACGACGAGCTGCACAAACTGACCGGACTCCGATCCGACCGCCTCGTACGCTGGGACTACCTCGGAGCGTTCGACGATGGGCTGAGTCCCGAGGAAGCCGCTGCGCGAGCTGCGGTCGAGGCCGAGTAA
- a CDS encoding fatty acid desaturase family protein produces the protein MDDVSADARVEHVRAESSFTGLAQQMRASGLLRRRYGYYWMRLIAAPIIVAAGIAGFVLIGDTWWQLFVAAGFAIIFTQIAFLGHDAAHRQIFVSGRWNDWVSLILGDLLVGMSYGWWQHKHTKHHGNPNKLGADPDIELPVIAVTNESAGKYQRGPLRWLRAHQGWLFFPILLLEGVSLHASGVRRVFARGHLDRRWVEIVFLFVRIVGYLVVVFLVLSPGIAFTFLAVQLGLFGFYMGVSFAPNHKGMPVVPRNLRLDFLRRQVMMSRNVRGSRLLDIAMGGLNYQIEHHLFPSMPRPHLRRAAPIIEGYCLAQGVPYTRVGLFRSYAIVVAYINRVGLGERDAFACPLVEARASIGSAVRVA, from the coding sequence ATGGACGATGTTTCTGCGGACGCAAGAGTCGAGCATGTTCGAGCGGAGAGTTCGTTCACCGGGCTGGCGCAGCAGATGCGCGCCTCGGGGCTGCTCCGCCGACGGTACGGCTACTACTGGATGAGGTTGATTGCCGCGCCGATCATTGTGGCTGCCGGAATCGCGGGCTTCGTGTTGATCGGAGACACGTGGTGGCAGCTGTTCGTGGCAGCGGGGTTCGCCATCATATTTACGCAGATCGCGTTCCTCGGTCATGACGCGGCCCACCGGCAGATATTCGTCTCGGGCAGGTGGAATGACTGGGTGAGCCTCATCCTCGGTGACTTGCTTGTCGGCATGAGCTATGGATGGTGGCAGCACAAGCACACCAAGCACCATGGCAATCCGAACAAGCTCGGAGCTGACCCGGATATCGAGCTTCCGGTCATCGCGGTCACTAACGAGAGTGCCGGGAAGTACCAGCGCGGGCCGTTGCGGTGGCTGCGCGCGCATCAAGGGTGGCTCTTCTTCCCGATCCTTCTTCTGGAGGGAGTTTCCCTTCACGCCTCTGGAGTGCGTCGGGTTTTCGCTCGAGGGCATTTGGATCGCCGATGGGTTGAGATCGTGTTCCTCTTCGTCCGTATCGTTGGATATCTAGTTGTCGTCTTCTTGGTGCTTTCCCCGGGGATCGCGTTCACCTTCCTTGCCGTTCAACTGGGACTCTTCGGCTTCTACATGGGCGTTTCATTCGCGCCGAATCACAAGGGCATGCCGGTCGTGCCACGCAATCTGAGGCTCGACTTTCTTCGTCGCCAGGTGATGATGAGTAGGAACGTTCGCGGCAGCAGGCTGCTCGATATTGCGATGGGGGGACTGAATTACCAGATTGAGCACCATCTTTTCCCGTCCATGCCCCGCCCTCATCTCCGCCGCGCGGCGCCCATCATTGAGGGCTACTGTCTCGCGCAGGGCGTGCCCTACACCCGGGTAGGGCTGTTTCGGTCATACGCCATCGTCGTCGCGTACATCAACCGGGTTGGGTTGGGCGAAAGGGATGCCTTCGCTTGCCCGCTCGTCGAGGCGAGAGCGTCGATTGGTTCAGCGGTTCGCGTCGCGTGA
- a CDS encoding phage tail tape measure protein, which translates to MAERVVKVRLAAVVADYEKSMRDAANATATVGTEAEKLAQKKQAFNQLGASGLAMGAVLSAGLAVATKASMDFDAQMSNVQAATHETAANMALLRQAALDAGESTVFSATESAQAIEELSKAGVSTSDILGGGLAGALDLAAAGGLDVATAAGIAATSLQQFNLEGSDMSHVADLLAAGAGKAMGDVTDLSQALNQSALVAKQTGLSIEETTAGLAAFASAGLLGSDAGTSFKTMLQALNPTSAQAAALMEKYNLQAYDAQGNFVGLSEYAGRLKDGLSGLSTEQQNATLKTIFGADAVRAATVLYQQGAEGIEKWTDEVNDQGYAASTAAMRLDNLKGDVEALGGAFETALIDTGSTANDTLRTMVQALTGLIGMYNDLPEPVQASVMALGGAAAAVALTGGAAFLAVPKWLEFKATVEASTWTMKGIGLTAGAAGLALGGLFLIVGELASQQQKAQARAQAYAASIEEGTNKLSDAARSTAIDELQKGGELLSFNWQSAFDAAEKLGVGADVVTDAALRNSDAIDQLSTYYDALNGDQEAFNRIQEETGMNAYETRAALEAMIGGIQKQNGAIDDAIRLKEQEKEANSTSASQTKSAADAYLEEAGAVQHLQSQLSELIDTINAANGVGQDAVTQNIRYQEALAAVNEAITKGAYGLDISTDAGRANMDMLVGLASDSQAAAQAQFELDGSTQGYTERMRAGREALINSAIQMGATRAQAEALADQIYAIPSEKDIQVLAQTAQAQTAIDNFVNRNMNKTINVWLNPKTQAMNDAFAQYLQGHATGGPVIGPGTGTSDSIVRRLSNGEHVLTAADVQAMGGQEAVMQMRASLHSGTAAEPVWVRSGQEFGMFSGTPGQSGALPAVYVQNPFTGEYLLAEVSTVASGVVQKYDDARSRVTRGRVR; encoded by the coding sequence ATGGCTGAGCGGGTGGTGAAGGTCCGCCTGGCTGCGGTGGTTGCGGACTATGAGAAGTCGATGCGTGATGCGGCGAATGCGACGGCGACTGTGGGTACGGAGGCGGAGAAGCTGGCTCAGAAGAAGCAGGCGTTCAATCAGCTTGGAGCGTCGGGGCTGGCGATGGGTGCGGTGTTGTCGGCTGGTCTGGCTGTTGCGACCAAGGCGTCGATGGATTTCGATGCGCAGATGTCGAACGTGCAGGCTGCGACTCATGAGACCGCGGCGAACATGGCCCTGTTGCGGCAGGCGGCGTTGGATGCGGGCGAGTCGACGGTGTTTTCTGCCACGGAGTCGGCTCAGGCGATCGAGGAGTTGTCGAAGGCGGGTGTGTCGACGAGTGACATCCTTGGAGGCGGCTTGGCGGGAGCCCTGGATTTGGCGGCGGCGGGTGGTCTGGACGTAGCTACGGCGGCGGGAATCGCTGCTACGTCGTTGCAGCAGTTCAACCTTGAGGGTTCGGACATGTCGCATGTAGCCGATCTGTTGGCGGCTGGTGCCGGTAAGGCGATGGGTGATGTGACTGATCTGTCGCAGGCGTTGAACCAGTCGGCGCTTGTCGCGAAGCAGACGGGCCTTTCGATTGAGGAGACGACGGCGGGTCTGGCGGCGTTCGCGTCGGCCGGTCTTTTGGGTTCGGATGCGGGTACGTCGTTCAAGACGATGTTGCAGGCGTTGAATCCGACGTCGGCTCAGGCGGCCGCTCTGATGGAGAAGTACAACTTGCAGGCGTACGACGCGCAAGGGAACTTCGTCGGTCTGTCGGAGTACGCCGGCCGCCTCAAGGACGGCCTTTCCGGGCTGTCCACGGAGCAGCAGAATGCGACGCTCAAGACGATCTTTGGCGCTGATGCTGTCCGTGCCGCGACGGTCCTGTACCAGCAGGGCGCGGAGGGCATCGAGAAGTGGACCGATGAGGTCAACGATCAGGGCTACGCGGCCTCCACGGCGGCTATGCGGCTCGACAACCTCAAGGGCGATGTGGAAGCGCTCGGGGGTGCGTTTGAGACGGCTCTGATCGATACAGGCTCGACGGCGAATGACACTCTCCGGACGATGGTGCAGGCGCTTACTGGCCTGATCGGCATGTACAACGATCTGCCCGAGCCGGTACAGGCATCGGTGATGGCTCTGGGCGGTGCGGCGGCCGCTGTCGCCCTCACAGGAGGGGCGGCGTTCCTCGCAGTTCCGAAGTGGCTCGAGTTCAAAGCCACCGTGGAGGCTTCGACGTGGACGATGAAGGGCATTGGGCTGACGGCCGGCGCCGCGGGTCTGGCCCTCGGTGGGTTGTTCCTCATCGTTGGCGAGCTCGCATCACAGCAGCAGAAGGCTCAGGCGCGCGCGCAGGCATACGCAGCGTCGATTGAGGAGGGCACGAACAAGCTTTCCGATGCGGCCCGGTCGACGGCGATCGACGAGTTGCAGAAGGGCGGCGAGCTGCTGTCGTTCAATTGGCAGTCGGCGTTCGACGCCGCGGAGAAGCTAGGCGTGGGTGCTGATGTGGTCACGGATGCGGCCCTGCGTAACTCTGACGCGATCGACCAGCTCAGCACGTACTACGACGCTCTGAACGGCGACCAGGAGGCGTTCAACCGCATCCAGGAGGAGACGGGGATGAACGCGTATGAGACGCGCGCGGCCCTTGAGGCGATGATTGGGGGCATTCAGAAGCAGAACGGTGCGATCGATGACGCCATCCGGTTGAAGGAGCAGGAGAAGGAGGCGAACTCGACGTCGGCGTCGCAAACGAAGAGCGCTGCTGATGCCTACCTGGAAGAAGCGGGTGCGGTGCAGCATTTGCAGTCGCAGTTGTCGGAGCTGATTGACACGATCAACGCGGCGAATGGTGTTGGGCAGGACGCGGTTACGCAGAACATCCGATACCAGGAGGCGTTGGCTGCGGTTAACGAGGCGATCACAAAGGGCGCCTACGGGCTCGATATCTCTACTGATGCCGGCCGGGCGAACATGGACATGCTCGTTGGTTTGGCGTCTGATTCGCAGGCGGCTGCTCAGGCTCAGTTTGAGTTGGATGGGTCGACGCAGGGGTACACCGAGCGTATGCGCGCTGGGCGTGAGGCTCTGATCAACTCGGCTATCCAAATGGGTGCGACGCGCGCCCAGGCGGAGGCGTTGGCTGATCAGATCTACGCGATCCCTTCGGAGAAGGACATTCAGGTCCTCGCGCAGACCGCGCAGGCTCAGACGGCGATCGACAACTTCGTCAATCGCAACATGAACAAGACGATCAACGTGTGGCTGAACCCGAAGACCCAAGCGATGAACGACGCGTTTGCGCAGTACTTGCAGGGACACGCCACCGGTGGACCAGTGATCGGACCTGGCACCGGCACCTCGGATTCCATCGTCCGGCGGTTGTCGAACGGTGAGCACGTGTTGACGGCCGCGGACGTGCAGGCGATGGGTGGCCAGGAAGCCGTGATGCAGATGCGCGCGAGTCTGCATTCGGGAACTGCTGCGGAGCCCGTTTGGGTGCGGTCGGGGCAGGAGTTCGGGATGTTCTCGGGCACGCCTGGACAGTCGGGAGCCCTCCCCGCGGTGTACGTGCAGAACCCCTTCACTGGCGAGTACCTGCTCGCAGAGGTATCAACCGTAGCCAGTGGTGTGGTTCAAAAGTACGACGATGCGCGCTCGCGCGTAACACGAGGGAGGGTCCGATGA